GAGATCACGATACCGCCGATGACGACGCCGAGGAAGCAGATCATGATCGGCTCGAGGAGCGCGAGCAGATTGGCCGTCGCCTCGTCGACCTCGTCCTCGTAGAAATCCGCGATCTTGTTGAGCATCGTCTCGAGCGCGCCGGTCTGCTCGCCGACGGCGACCATCTGGACGACCATCGGGGGGAACACGTCGTGGCCGCGGAGCGGCTCGGCGATCGTCTTGCCCTCCTCGATGCTCTTGCGCGTCGCCATGATGGCATCCTCGACGATGGCGTTCCCGGCGGTGCGCGCCGTGATCTCGAGGCCGTCCAGGATCGGAACGCCGGACGACACGAGCGTTCCGAGCGTGCGGCAGAAGCGCGCGACCGCGATCTTCTTCAAGACCTGGCCGAGGACTGGGAGCTTGAGGAGGATCTTGTCGAGGACGCGCTTGCCCTGATAGGTCTTGTGATAGCGGAAGATGGCGTAGCACCCGAGGCCGATCATGAGGAACACGAGCCACCACCACGCCCCGATGAACTTGGAGAGCGCGATCGTGATGCGGGTCGGGAGCGGGAGCTGGGCGCCGAGTCCTGCGAACAGGGTCGCGAACGTCGGAATGACCTTCCAGAGGATGATCCAGACGACCGCGATGGCGATCGTGATGACCGCGACCGGGTAGACCATCGCGGAGCGCACGGCCGACCGGAGCTTGACGATCTTCTCGATGTACTGCGACAGGCGCTGCAGGATCGTGTCGAGAATACCGCCGGCCTCGCCGGCGGCGACCATGTTGCAGTAGAGGTCGTCGAACGCCTTCGGGTGCTTGCGGAGCGCGTCGGCGAGTGTCGCGCCGGACTCGACGTCCTGGCGCACCTCGAACAGGATCTTCTGGAAGACGCGATTCTCCTGCTGGCTCCCCAGGATCTCGAGGCACTGGACGAGCGGCAGGCCCGCGTCGATCATGACCGAGAACTGCCGGGTGAAGATCGCGATCTCTTTCCGCGAGATGCTCCCGCCCATCTTGGGCAGGGCGAACTCCTTCCCCTTCTCGGTCACCCCGGTCACCATGATCTGCTGCTTGCGCAGCACGGCGATCACGGCGTCCTTGTTGTCCGCGACGAGGACCCCTTCCTGCATCTTCCCGGCGCGCGTGCGGCCTTTCCACGCGAAATTCGGCATCGGTCGTCCTCCTCCCTGTCCTATCGCTTACCGGCGCTCGGGCGGCCGGCGGCCGCCGGCGGCGCCTGCTGCGGCCGGCTGGTTGATGAGGCCCGCGCCCCGGTTGATCATGTCCTGCAGCTCATCGGGGTGCGACGACATCGAGACGGCCAGCTGGAGCGTGATCTGCTTCTTGAAGTAGAGCGTCGCGAGCGACTGGTTGAACGTTTGCATCCCGTACTGCGCCTGGCCGGTCTGCATCGCCGAGTAGATCTGGTGGACCTTGTCCTCGCGGATGAGGTTCCGGATCGCGGAGTTCGGCACGAGGATCTCGAGCGCCAGCGCGCGGCCGTGGCCCGTCGCGCGCGGGAGCAGCGACTGGCAGAGGATGCCTTCGAGCACGAACGAGAGCTGCGCGCGGATCTGCGACTGCTGGTGAGCCGGAAAGACGTCGATGATGCGGTTGATCGTCTGGGCCGCGGAGTTCGTGTGCAGCGTCGCGAACGTGAGGTGGCCCGTCTCGGCGATGCGGAGCGCCGACTCGATCGTCTCGAGGTCGCGCATTTCGCCGATGAGCACGACGTCGGGGTCCTGGCGGAGGACCGACCGGAGCGCGTTCGCGAACGAGTGGGTGTCGGCGTGCAGCTCACGCTGGTTGACGAGGCACTTCTGGTGTGCGTGAAGATACTCGATCGGGTCCTCGATCGTGACGATGTGCTCGTGGCGCTCCTTGTTGACCTTGTCGAGCATCGCCGCGAGCGTCGTCGTCTTCCCGGAGCCCGTCGGCCCCGTGACGAGGATCAGGCCGCGGGGGCGCTCGCAGAGGTTGGCGACGACGTCGGGAAGGCCCAGGTCCTTGAAATTCCGCATCTCCCACGGGATGGTGCGGAACGCGCCGGCGACGGCGCCCCTCTGGAAGAACACGTTGGCGCGAAACCGCGCGAGCCCCTTGACGCCGAACGAGAAGTCGACCTCGAGCGTCTCCTCGAGGCGGTGCTTCTGGTTGTCCGTGAGCACGCTGTAGACGACCTGCTTCGTTTCCGCGGCGGTCATCGGCGGGAGCTGGAGGGGGACCATCTTGCCGTCGATCCGGATCTGCGGCGGCGAGTTCGTGGTGATGTGGAGGTCGGTCCCGCTCTGGTCCACGAGCGTCTTCAAGAGCTGGTGCATCGTCACGGACATCGCTGTCTCCTTGTCTAGAGCACGGTCTCGCGGACGACTTCCTCGACGCTCGTCTGGCCGTCCTTGAGCTTTTGGAGGCCCGACATGCGGAGCGTGATCATTCCCTCTTCCATCGCCTTCCTCCGGAGCTCCATCGCGGAAGCGCCCGAGAGGATCAGCTCGCGCAGCTCGTCACTGATCTCCATGACCTCGAAGAGCCCGACGCGGCCGCGGTAGCCGGTGTTGTTGCAGTTCGGGCAACCGCGCCCCTTGAGGAGCCGCACCTTGCTCGCCTCGTCGACGGAGAATCCGATGTCGACGAGCGCCTGCGCCGGGACCTGGATCTCTTCCTTGCAGTCCTTGCAGATCCGGCGCACGAGACGCTGGGCGCAGATCAGGTTGACCGAGGTCGCGACGAGGAACGGCTCGATGCCCATGTTCATGAGCCGGTTGATCGTCGAGGGCGCATCGTTCGTGTGAAGCGTCGAGAGGACGAGGTGGCCCGTGAGCGCGGCCTTGACCGCGATCTCGGCGGTTTCGAAGTCGCGGATCTCGCCGACGAGGATGATGTTCGGGTCCTGGCGCAGGAAGGCGCGCAAGGACGCGGCGAAGTTGAGGCCGATCTGCTCCTTCATCTGCACCTGGTTGATGCCGTGCAGGTTGAATTCGACCGGGTCCTCGGCGGTCATGATGTTCGTCTCCGGCGTGTTGACGCGCGCGATCGACGAGTAGAGCGTGTTCGTCTTGCCGGACCCCGTCGGTCCCGTCACGAGCACCATGCCGTAGGGCTTCAAGATCTGACGCTCGAACTTCCCGAGCGACTCGACCTCGAAGCCGAGACGCGTCATGTCGAGCACCAGGTTGTCCTTGTCGAGGAGACGCATGACGATCTTCTCGCCGAAGAGCGTCGGGAGGACGGAGACGCGGTAATCCATCTCCTTCATCTTCCCCTGGAGCTTCATCTTGATCTTGATGCGGCCGTCCTGAGGAAGGCGCTTCTCGGAGATGTCGAGCTTCGCCATGATCTTGAGGCGGCTCGTGATCGCGTCCTTCAGCTTCATCGGCGGGTGCATGATCTCGTACAGCACGCCGTCGACACGGAAGCGGACGCGGAAGTCCTTCTCGTACGGCTCGATGTGAATGTCGGAGGCGCCCTTCTTGATCGAGTCGGTGAGGATGATGTTCACCAGGCGGACGACCGGCGCTTCTTCGGAGACCTGCTCGAGCTTGTGGACATCGATCTCCTCGTCCTCTTCCATGAGCTCGAGGGCTTCGGTGTCTTGCTCGGCCATCTCGTCCATGACCTTCTTGAGCTCGAGGGCATGGGACGAGCCGTAGTACTTCTCGATCGCCTCGCGGATCGCGATCTCGCTCGCGACGACCGGCTCGACGTTGTAGCCGGTCATGAACTTGATGTCGTCCATCGCGAAGACGTTCGTCGGATCGGCCATCGAGATGGTGAGCGTCGCCCCGGTGCGGTTCACCGGGAGGACGAGGTACTTCTGCGCGACCTCGGACGGGATCAGGTTGATGACCGACTCGTCGATCTCGAAGTGGCGGAGGTTGATCGATGGAACGCCGTACTGATCGGAGAGGAGCTGCGTGATGTCGTCTTCCTTGACGAACCCGAGCTTGACGAGGTTGAACCCGAGCTTCCCCCCGCCTTTCTTCTGCGCTTCGAGTGCTTCTTGGAGCTGTGGCTGGGTGATCATCCCCGCCTTGAGGAGCATCTCTCCGAGCTTGACCGCCATGGTTGCCCCGGCCCTCCAGCTATTGAACTAACCCCAGTGTGCCTATACAAATATGTCGGCGCACATAGAACTTTGGCCGGCGCGAATCTAGGTTCCGTGAAAATTATTGTCAAGGACGCGCCCCAATTGTCAGTTCGGGGCAGCCGAGAACGCTTTTCGGGCTTGCCGGCCTAGTCGGCTTCGGCGCGCTTCGGGGCGGCGACGAAGCGCTCCATGAACCGCGTCGAGAGCCGGCCCCGGACGAAGTCTTCGTCGGTGAGGATGCGCTGCTGGAGCTTCACGTTGGTCTGGATCCCCTCGACGACGAAGGATTCGAGCGCCCGGCGCATCCGGAGGATCGCCTCGCCGCGGGTGTTCCCGTGGGCGATGACCTTCGCGATCATCGAGTCGTAGTACGGCGGGACGTATGCCTCGGCGTAGCAAGCGGTGTCGACGCGGATACCGGGCCCGCCCGGAACGTGAAAGGTGCGGATCTTTCCGGGGCTCGGCGCGAACGTGTCGGGATCTTCCGCGTTGATCCGGCACTCGACCGCGTGACCCTGGAGCTTGAGATCGTCCTGACCGAAGGAGATCGGCTCGCCGGCCGCGACGCGGAGCTGCTCCTTGATCAGGTCGATGCCGGTCACCATCTCGGTGACCGGGTGTTCGACCTGAATCCGTGTGTTCATCTCGATGAAGTAGAAGTCGCCGGTGACGTCGAGCAGGAACTCGATCGTGCCCGCGTTGACGTAGTTGACGGCGCTCGCCGCACGGAGCGCGGCCTCGGTCATCCGTGCGCGCAGGGCCTCGTCGAGCGCGGTCGACGGCGATTCCTCGAGGAGCTTCTGGTGCCGCCTCTGGATCGAGCACTCGCGCTCGAAGAGGTGGAGGAGGTTCCCGTGTGTGTCGCCGAAGACCTGCACCTCGATGTGCCGCGGCTGGACCAGGTACTTCTCCATGTACACGTCGGGGACGCCGAACGAGGCGAACGCCTCCGTGCGCGCCGCCTCGAGGAGGCGCGGCAGCTCGTCGGGCTCGGGGACGACCCGCATGCCGCGGCCGCCTCCGCCGGCCGAGGCCTTGACGAGCACCGGGTAGCCGATCCGCTCGGCGACCTCGCGCGCCTGCTCCTCCGTCTCGAGCACGCCGCCGCTGCCCGGGATCGTCGGGACGCCCACGGCGCGGACCGTGCGGATCGCCTCGGCTTTGTCCCCCATGCGCCGGATCACGTCGGGCGGAGGCCCGATGAACGTGAGGCCGACCTCGCGGCAGACCTCGGCGAAGTGCGCGTTCTCGGAGAGGAAGCCGTAGCCGGGATGAACCGCCTCGGCGCCGGTGATCTCCGCCGCCGAGAGCACCGCGGAGATGTTGAGGTAGCTCTCGCGCGACTGCGGAGGGCCGATGCAGACGTCCTCGTCGGCGAACTTGACGTGGAGCGCGTCGGCGTCGGCGGTCGAGTGCACGGCGACCGTCTTGATCCCCAGCTCTTTGCAGGCGAGGATGACCCGGAGCGCGATCTCGCCGCGGTTGGCGATGAGGATCTTCCG
The Candidatus Polarisedimenticolaceae bacterium DNA segment above includes these coding regions:
- a CDS encoding type II secretion system F family protein codes for the protein MPNFAWKGRTRAGKMQEGVLVADNKDAVIAVLRKQQIMVTGVTEKGKEFALPKMGGSISRKEIAIFTRQFSVMIDAGLPLVQCLEILGSQQENRVFQKILFEVRQDVESGATLADALRKHPKAFDDLYCNMVAAGEAGGILDTILQRLSQYIEKIVKLRSAVRSAMVYPVAVITIAIAVVWIILWKVIPTFATLFAGLGAQLPLPTRITIALSKFIGAWWWLVFLMIGLGCYAIFRYHKTYQGKRVLDKILLKLPVLGQVLKKIAVARFCRTLGTLVSSGVPILDGLEITARTAGNAIVEDAIMATRKSIEEGKTIAEPLRGHDVFPPMVVQMVAVGEQTGALETMLNKIADFYEDEVDEATANLLALLEPIMICFLGVVIGGIVISMYMPMFDLINKIN
- a CDS encoding type IV pilus twitching motility protein PilT, giving the protein MSVTMHQLLKTLVDQSGTDLHITTNSPPQIRIDGKMVPLQLPPMTAAETKQVVYSVLTDNQKHRLEETLEVDFSFGVKGLARFRANVFFQRGAVAGAFRTIPWEMRNFKDLGLPDVVANLCERPRGLILVTGPTGSGKTTTLAAMLDKVNKERHEHIVTIEDPIEYLHAHQKCLVNQRELHADTHSFANALRSVLRQDPDVVLIGEMRDLETIESALRIAETGHLTFATLHTNSAAQTINRIIDVFPAHQQSQIRAQLSFVLEGILCQSLLPRATGHGRALALEILVPNSAIRNLIREDKVHQIYSAMQTGQAQYGMQTFNQSLATLYFKKQITLQLAVSMSSHPDELQDMINRGAGLINQPAAAGAAGGRRPPERR
- the accC gene encoding acetyl-CoA carboxylase biotin carboxylase subunit, whose protein sequence is MFRKILIANRGEIALRVILACKELGIKTVAVHSTADADALHVKFADEDVCIGPPQSRESYLNISAVLSAAEITGAEAVHPGYGFLSENAHFAEVCREVGLTFIGPPPDVIRRMGDKAEAIRTVRAVGVPTIPGSGGVLETEEQAREVAERIGYPVLVKASAGGGGRGMRVVPEPDELPRLLEAARTEAFASFGVPDVYMEKYLVQPRHIEVQVFGDTHGNLLHLFERECSIQRRHQKLLEESPSTALDEALRARMTEAALRAASAVNYVNAGTIEFLLDVTGDFYFIEMNTRIQVEHPVTEMVTGIDLIKEQLRVAAGEPISFGQDDLKLQGHAVECRINAEDPDTFAPSPGKIRTFHVPGGPGIRVDTACYAEAYVPPYYDSMIAKVIAHGNTRGEAILRMRRALESFVVEGIQTNVKLQQRILTDEDFVRGRLSTRFMERFVAAPKRAEAD
- the pilB gene encoding type IV-A pilus assembly ATPase PilB, producing the protein MAVKLGEMLLKAGMITQPQLQEALEAQKKGGGKLGFNLVKLGFVKEDDITQLLSDQYGVPSINLRHFEIDESVINLIPSEVAQKYLVLPVNRTGATLTISMADPTNVFAMDDIKFMTGYNVEPVVASEIAIREAIEKYYGSSHALELKKVMDEMAEQDTEALELMEEDEEIDVHKLEQVSEEAPVVRLVNIILTDSIKKGASDIHIEPYEKDFRVRFRVDGVLYEIMHPPMKLKDAITSRLKIMAKLDISEKRLPQDGRIKIKMKLQGKMKEMDYRVSVLPTLFGEKIVMRLLDKDNLVLDMTRLGFEVESLGKFERQILKPYGMVLVTGPTGSGKTNTLYSSIARVNTPETNIMTAEDPVEFNLHGINQVQMKEQIGLNFAASLRAFLRQDPNIILVGEIRDFETAEIAVKAALTGHLVLSTLHTNDAPSTINRLMNMGIEPFLVATSVNLICAQRLVRRICKDCKEEIQVPAQALVDIGFSVDEASKVRLLKGRGCPNCNNTGYRGRVGLFEVMEISDELRELILSGASAMELRRKAMEEGMITLRMSGLQKLKDGQTSVEEVVRETVL